Proteins encoded together in one Triticum dicoccoides isolate Atlit2015 ecotype Zavitan chromosome 7B, WEW_v2.0, whole genome shotgun sequence window:
- the LOC119340860 gene encoding F-box/FBD/LRR-repeat protein At1g13570-like yields MDAEQLLTYIYTCLPEPPVYDTARLAARRAAPYHGVDRISGLSDALLHDIVSRLPFKDAARTAVLATRWRRVWLSAPLVVVDTHHLDHWPPTRADAPAVTAAVSRALAAHPGPFRCVHLVSSHMDGYPAQLKRWLRLLAAKGVQELVLVNRPCPRQVPLPGTLFRVATLTRLYVGVWKFPDAACLGDASFPNLRELGIFSVAMEKGDIEAVVARSPVLEILNIQGSVKGLGLHLISQSLRCVQICDSVMENIVVVDTPRLERLILYKVRGSLNPASVLRTGIKIGNAPKLEMFGYLEPGKYVLQAGDTIIMPGMKPSASTMFTSVTILSLNVRFGVHDDANMVATFLKCFPNASSLHIRCEQCDEPAGKLVLKFWEEVGPIVSVMLRIGVMTIREFRGEEGEMAFLKYFFTNARELKYAAIIFPNPSFSSISKNDACSKANYLTSLNWATQGCGFMVYGSSDPEGGRPWCFKTGAIFSRDPFSW; encoded by the exons ATGGACGCGGAGCAGCTCCTAACGTACATCTACACCTGCCTCCCCGAGCCGCCAGTCTACGACACCGCTCGCCTCGCCGCCCGCCGTGCCGCCCCCTACCACGGCGTCGACCGCATCAGCGGCCTCTCCGACGCGCTCCTCCACGACATCGTCTCCCGCCTCCCCTTCAAGGACGCCGCGCGCACCGCCGTACTCGCCACGCGCTGGCGCCGGGTCTGGCTCTCGGCCCCGCTCGTCGTCGTCGACACCCACCACCTGGACCACTGGCCCCCGACTCGCGCCGACgcgccggccgtcaccgccgcGGTGTCGCGCGCCCTCGCCGCGCACCCCGGGCCCTTCCGCTGCGTCCACCTCGTCTCCAGCCACATGGACGGGTACCCGGCCCAGCTCAAGCGCTGGCTCCGTCTCCTCGCCGCCAAGGGAGTCCAGGAGCTCGTCCTCGTCAACCGCCCCTGCCCGCGCCAGGTGCCTCTCCCCGGCACACTCTTCCGCGTGGCCACCCTCACCCGCCTCTACGTCGGCGTCTGGAAGTTCCCGGACGCGGCCTGCCTCGGCGACGCCTCCTTCCCCAACCTCCGCGAGCTCGGCATCTTCAGCGTTGCCATGGAGAAAGGGGACATCGAAGCCGTCGTCGCCAGGAGCCCCGTTCTCGAGATCCTCAACATTCAAGGGAGCGTCAAGGGGTTGGGTCTCCACCTCATCAGCCAGAGCCTCCGATGCGTGCAGATCTGCGATTCCGTGATGGAGAACATCGTCGTGGTGGACACCCCGCGTCTCGAGCGGCTCATCCTGTACAAGGTCCGGGGATCTCTCAACCCTGCCAGTGTCCTGCGGACCGGGATCAAGATTGGCAATGCCCCCAAGCTGGAAATGTTCGGGTATCTGGAGCCAGGAAAGTACGTGCTTCAGGCCGGAGACACCATCATCATG CCCGGGATGAAGCCAAGCGCAAGCACTATGTTTACGAGCGTGACTATCCTGAGCCTGAATGTCCGTTTTGGAGTCCACGATGATGCCAATATGGTGGCTACCTTCCTAAAGTGCTTTCCCAACGCATCGAGTCTGCATATCAGG TGTGAACAATGTGATGAACCCGCTGGGAAGCTCGTACTTAAGTTCTGGGAGGAGGTTGGTCCCATCGTGAGTGTCATGTTGCGCATAGGGGTGATGACTATCCGTGAATTCCGAGGGGAGGAGGGTGAGATGGCTTTTCTCAAGTACTTCTTCACGAACGCGAGGGAGCTGAAGTATGCGGCGATAATCTTCCCCAatccaagcttctcttcaatttcaAAGAACGATGCATGCTCCAAAGCAAACTATCTGACCTCTCTGAACTGGGCCACTCAAGGCTGCGGATTCATGGTGTATGGGAGTTCAGATCCTGAAGGAGGCAGACCGTGGTGCTTCAAGACCGGAGCAATTTTTTCGCGTGACCCTTTCTCGTGGTGA